Proteins from one Triticum aestivum cultivar Chinese Spring chromosome 7A, IWGSC CS RefSeq v2.1, whole genome shotgun sequence genomic window:
- the LOC123150397 gene encoding uncharacterized protein At4g28440-like — protein MSTAKPRPTATRGGLAPAPSPSPSPAQPAVVLRKPVFTTIDKLLPQTHGHNLTARVLSARTVLDKPAARTRVAECLVGDPTATVLFTARNGQIEMLKPGNTVIFRNARIDMFKDTMRLAVDKWGLIEVVEEPADFKVNEDNNMSEIEYELVSVPPKKQERKK, from the exons ATGTCGACGGCGAAGCCCCGCCCCACCGCCACCCGCGGCGGCCtcgcccccgccccctccccctccccctcccccgcgcaGCCCGCCGTGGTGCTGCGCAAGCCCGTCTTCACCACCATCGACAAGCTGCTGCCGCAGACGCACGGCCACAACCTCACCGCGCGCGTCCTCTCCGCCCGCACCGTCCTCGACAAGCCCGCCGCCCGCACCCGCGTCGCTGAGTGCCTCGTCGGAGACCCCACCGCCACCGTCCTCTTCACCGCCCGCAACGGCCAGA TTGAGATGCTGAAGCCAGGCAACACGGTGATCTTCCGCAACGCCAGGATCGACATGTTCAAGGACACGATGAGGCTGGCGGTGGACAAGTGGGGCCTGATCGAGGTGGTCGAGGAGCCCGCTGACTTCAAGGTGAACGAGGACAACAACATGTCGGAGATCGAGTACGAGCTCGTGAGCGTGCCACCGAAGAAGCAGGAGCGTAAGAAGTGA
- the LOC123150396 gene encoding GDSL esterase/lipase At5g45950 produces MRGFPLVVMLLAAGELHCAATAAPPPPVKASAPPQHAPPSPPRRHRPSHGRAPPVPRKQDPPSSPPPPPPPPPSPPPPQQDPPSPPPQQIIPPIQVVPPIQDPDAAAPMPPRAGNRSTVCTTLLVFGDSTVDPGNNNRLRTTAKANFPPYGVNFYGRRPTGRFSNGRLATDMLADKLGIMRTIPGFLDPTLKLGQLRKGVSFASAGSGYDDITANTLSALPFRRQLWHFWRYKQLIRALLGLRRAERIVNRATFIISAGTNDMLLNFIASNRSAGPIAMLRYENHLIARLGNYTQVMRMLGARRFVFVGLPPIGCLPIARTLLGRNPDGCDSNLNQLAASFNSRLVQLSNFVNYQPRMKSAYIDTYTIIQAATDNPQNYGLTEVSRGCCGSGMIEVGQTCRGRRTCPDPSKYLYWDAVHPTETTNQLITSLMLDSIAGIYS; encoded by the exons ATGAGGGGTTTCCCGCTGGTCGTCATGCTGCTCGCCGCCGGGGAGCTGCATTGCGCAGCAACagcggcaccaccaccaccagtaaAGGCATCAGCACCACCACAGCAcgcaccaccatcgccgccgcgaCGACACCGACCATCACATGGGCGAGCCCCGCCGGTTCCCCGGAAGCAGGACCCTCCatcgtcgccgccaccgccaccgcctccgcctccgtcgccgccgccgccacagcagGACCCTCCATCACCGCCGCCACAGCAGATCATACCACCAATACAGGTCGTGCCACCAATTCAGGACCCCGATGCGGCAGCACCCATGCCACCAAGGGCTGGCAACCGCTCCACGGTGTGCACCACGCTCCTCGTGTTTGGGGACTCGACGGTGGACCCTGGCAACAACAACCGGCTGCGGACGACCGCCAAGGCCAACTTCCCGCCCTACGGCGTCAACTTCTACGGCCGCAGGCCGACTGGACGCTTCTCCAACGGCCGGCTGGCCACTGATATGCTGG CGGACAAGCTCGGTATAATGAGGACCATCCCGGGCTTCCTTGACCCGACGCTCAAGCTGGGGCAGCTCAGGAAGGGGGTGAGCTTCGCGTCGGCGGGCTCTGGATACGACGATATCACTGCCAACACATTA AGCGCGTTGCCATTCAGGAGACAACTGTGGCACTTCTGGCGTTACAAGCAACTGATCCGAGCCCTGCTCGGACTGAGAAGAGCAGAGCGGATTGTTAACAGGGCTACCTTCATCATAAGCGCTGGCACAAATGACATGCTCCTAAACTTCATTGCGTCGAACCGATCAGCTGGCCCCATCGCCATGCTGCGGTACGAGAACCACCTGATAGCACGCCTCGGCAACTATACCCAG GTGATGAGGATGCTTGGAGCGAGAAGGTTTGTGTTCGTCGGGCTACCCCCGATCGGCTGTCTACCAATCGCAAGAACATTGCTCGGAAGGAATCCAGATGGATGCGACAGCAACCTAAACCAGCTGGCGGCTTCCTTCAACTCGAGACTGGTTCAGCTGTCGAATTTCGTCAACTACCAGCCCCGAATGAAGAGCGCCTACATAGATACCTACACAATCATACAGGCGGCAACAGACAACCCTCAGAATTACG GGCTGACGGAGGTGTCAAGAGGGTGCTGCGGGTCGGGGATGATCGAGGTTGGCCAGACATGCAGAGGGCGAAGGACATGCCCGGACCCAAGCAAGTACTTGTACTGGGATGCTGTCCATCCGACAGAGACAACAAACCAGCTTATCACAAGCCTGATGCTGGACTCCATTGCCGGAATCTACAGCTAG